TTGAAACGGCTGAAAAATATATTGATAAGGCGTTTGAGATGGTAGATCAAAATAATTTAGGACTTTTGGCAGAATTATGGTTTTATAGATATGCCCATTACAATAAATGGAAGGAAAAGAGTGAGAAAGAATTAGATAAATTAGTTTCCAAAGGTGCAAAATCAATAGGTTGGAATTTACAACCCCATATTGAAATAGCGAAACAGAATAATACATCAGATATCAAAAAATTAGAAAAGTTTGCAAAATTAATTACTGAATAAGTACAACACAATATTATGTCACAAGTAGTACTTACTAATTCAGTTAAATATAGTGTTCATTTTTCGTTTCCTATCGCAAAATTTAAAAATAACTGTACAAACTGTCAGTTTAACTAGTGATTTTATTTTTTATTTCAGGCAAAATAGCAAGATCAAATCAATAACAAAATTAAACAAAGAGGAATTTTTATGGCTGGTGTAAATAAAGTAATTATTGTTGGTAATCTTGGAAATGATCCAGATATGAGAACAATGCCAAATGGTGAAGCGGTAGCAAATTTAAGTGTAGCGACATCAGAAAGTTGGACAGATCGTAATACAGGCGAACGTCGTGAAGTGACTGAATGGCATAGAATTGTATTCTTCCGTCGTCAAGCAGAAGTCGCAGGTGAATATTTGCGTAAAGGTTCAAAAGTGTATGTTGAAGGGAAATTAAAAACCCGCAAATGGCAAGATCAAACTGGGCAAGATCGCTATACAACTGAAATTGTAGGTGATGTATTACAAATGCTAGATAGTCGTGGTGGTCAAGCTGGAGGCTTTGCTCCTCAAGCACAACAAGGTGGTTACTCAGCACCACAACAGCAAAACAGTTTTAGTTCTGCCCCAAAACCATCAACACCATCTCAAGCAGCACCACAACAATCTGCTCCACCGATGGATAATTTTGATGATGATATTCCGTTTTAAGTTATTATAAAAATAGCAAAAAGGAAGATTTTTATATCTTCCTTTTTTTATACCAAACAAGCGGTCACTTTCTAATAAATTTTTACAAATTTTAAAAATAATATTATTTTCTATATTTCTGATGCTGTTTAACCGATTTTCTAATTTGACGGATATTGGTTCTTCTACGGTTTTTAGTCACATCAATTTTAGTTTCTGTTTCAGGAGCTAAACCTACAAGTTCACGTAAATAATTTACTTGTTGTAGATCCATCTCTTCCCAGCCACCACGAGGCAAACCTTTTGCCAATTTAATGTTTCCGTAACGAATTCTGATTAAGCGACTGACTTGTACCTCTTGAGATTCCCATAAACGACGCACTTCTCGATTACGCCCTTCCGTTAAGGTAACATCAAACCATTGGTTAATTCCTGCACCACCCATTGCTTTAATCTGTTTAAAATTTGCCATTCCATCTTCAAGCTGTACACCTTTACGTAGACGTTGTAGCATTGCCTCATCAACATTACCAAACACTCGCACCGAATATTCTCTCTCAACCTCTTGGCTTGGGTGCATTAAACGATTCGCTAATTCTCCATCGGTTGTGAAAAGTAATAACCCCGATGTGTTTACATCTAAACGTCCAACAGCAATCCATCTTGCACCTGTTAAACGAGGTAAACGGTCAAATACGGTCGCTCGACCTTCAGGATCAGAACGAGTACAAAGTTCACCTTCTGGTTTGTAATACATTAACACTCGACACACTTCTTTTTGTGTTGTTTTAAGATAAACAAGGTGTCCGTCAATACGAATTTTAGTGCCACTATTCAGTTGCACTCGATCACCTAGTTTGGCAATTTTTCCATCGACACTCACTCGCCCTTGCTCAATGACTTTCTCTAATTCACGACGAGATCCTCGACCTGCTCTCGCCAAGATCTTTTGTAGTTTTTCCCCTTCCACTTTTACTTTTTTATCTTCACTTTTCTGCTCTACTTGAGTATCCGTTCTTTTTACTGCTGGTTTTGCGGTTGTTCTAAGCGGTCGTTTTGTTGTCTTTTTTTGCAAATCTTTCATCGATCTTTCCTTTTGTTGTCGCTTTCACAAGCGTCGGTTATAAATAATTTTATGCTAAGAAAGGCGTTAAATCGCCTGTTCCTTCACGAATAATCACTGGTGTGTCTTCTGTTAAGTCGATCACTGTGGTTGGCGTTTGCCCTAAATAACCACCGTGAATAATCAATTCAACACGTCGTTCTAAATAATTTCTGATCTCATCAGGATCAGACTGAGTCACATTTTCATCTGGTAACATTAATGAACACGATAAAATTGGCTCACCTAAGGTTTGCAATAATGCTAACGCAATATTATTTTTTGGTACTCGAATACCAATAGTTTTACGCTTTGTCCATAAACGGCGAGGAACTTCTTTTGTTGCAGGGAGAATAAAAGTGTAAGGATTCGGTACATTATTTTTAATTAAACGATAAGATACATTGGTGACTAACGCATAATTTGACAGCTCTGATAAATCATTACATACCAAAGTAAAATTATGATTAAGGGGTAACTTGCGAATTTCTACAATTTTATCAATTGCACGTTTTTCACCAATTCCACAACCTAATGCATAGCCAGAATCTGTTGGATATACCACAACCCCACCTTGCTTAATAATTTCAACTGCTTGATTAATTAAACGTTGTTGTGGATTATCTGGATGGATATAAAAAAACTGACTCATACTTTTCTTCCTTTATTTCTGCCTGCAAAATTTAACAGGGGCAAGTTATACCACAATTGAGAAAAAGTTTATATAAATAGTTTGATTAAAACTAAAAGTATATAAATATTTTCCTTGTAAAAAATACTTAACTATTTGTTTTCATTATTTTTAGGAAGCACGTTCCCATAATTCCCAAATTGGCTTACAATTTGTTGGAAGTGAAAGATCTTTTCCAAGATCGAGCCATTGAGTTGGAAAGTGAAAATCAGATCCCACCGAAGCGTAAAGTTCAAATTCTTCTGCCCAGCGTGCTAAAAGTTGACGTTGATCCTTCGACTGTCCACAACCTGCCACTTCAATACCGTCTCCGCCTGCTTCTTTAAAAGCAGTGATCAAACGCTTGATCCAGCGAGCCGTTAATTTATAACGCAGTGGGTGAGCAATATTTATAACTCCGCCAGCCTGATGAACAGTATCTATCGCATCTTCCATTGAACACCACATTGGCTTCACATAAGCGGATTTTCCTTGCCCTAAATATTTTTTAAAGGCTTTTTCCATACTTTTTACCGCTTCAATCTCTACTAAAAAACGAGCATAATGTGCCCGTGTTATTTCTCCCTCTGCCAATGCTTTCGCACCTTCATACGCATTAAGAATCCCCACTTTTGCTAACTTTTCTGCAATTTGAATGGCGCGTTGCTCTCTTAAAGCGGTCTGATTTTGTAATAAATTTACCAATTTTTGATTATTTTCATCAAAGTTTAATGCACTTAAATGAATATTTTTGTTTTGCCATACTACAGAAATTTCTACTCCAGAAATAAGCTGAATAGGCAGTGTTTGTGTCGCTTGCCTTGCTTCTACTAATCCTGCGATCGTATCGTGATCAGTTAAAGCAAGTACATCAATACCTTTTTCAACTGCTCGGTTAACTAATTCTGTTGGTGTCAATAATCCATCTGAAGCTGTGCTGTGACTATGTAAATCATAAACCATTATGTTAACCTGCTAAGCGCTTTGCTTCGATTATTTCATCAAGTTGCTTAAGTCGGGCTAATAATTTAGTCAATAATTCTACATTAGTCAGCTCAATTTCAATGTTGATGGTTACTAAATTTGTTTTCACATCTGTTCGACTAGAAACACTTAATACTTTTACTTTCTCATTCGCCATTACACCACTTACATCTCGTAATAATCCATTACGATCATTCGCTAGGATTCGAATGGTCAAACCAAAACCACGAGCATCATTTGTTCCCCATTGCGCCTCAACAACACGTTCAGGATTAACACTTTTTAATTCAAACAATTGTTCACAATCTGATTTATGAATAGAAATACCTCGTCCTTGAGTAATATAACCCACTATCAAATCTCCTGGAATAGGTTGACAACAGCGTGCAACGGTATGCATTAAATTGCCAACGCCATCAATAATAATATCGCTACTTTTTGCTTTGGCAATATTGGACGCTTTATTAGCAACATTTTTAAGAATTGCCTCATTCTCTTGTTCTGCAGTTGGCTTAATTAATTTTGTTTGTAAATAATGGCTTAATTGAGTAAGGCGGATATCACCACTACCAATGGCAGCATAGAGATCTTCAATCTGTTTTAAGTTGTAACGAGGCAACGCATATTGCTCAATTTGTTTTTGAGTAAAATTAAACTTTGCCATTTCCGCTTCTAGCAGATCTTTTCCAATTGGAATATTCTTATCTCGATCCTGTTTTTTAAAGAACGCCACAATTTTGGCTCTCGCTCGAGCAGTATGAATAAAGCCAGAATTTGGATTTAACCAATCTCGACTTGGATTTGGTGTCTTTTGTGTAATAATTTCAACCTGATCCCCCATTTTCAGAATGTAGGTAAAAGGCACAATGCGTCCAGCAACTTTTGCACCAATGCAACGATGTCCTACTTCACTGTGTATCGCATAAGCAAAATCAAGCGGTGTTGCATTTTTAGGTAGATCAATAACCTCACCACGAGGTGTAAACACATAGACTCTGTCATCAAATACCTGACTACGCAATTCGCTGATCGTATCATTAGAATCTGCAATATCATTCTGCCAATCAAGTAGTTTACGTAGCCATACAATTTTATCTTCGTAGCCAGCTCTACCTGCTGCTGTACCTTCTTTATATTTCCAATGAGCGGCAACGCCTAACTCTGCATCATCATGCATTTGTTGCGTTCGAATTTGTACTTCTATTGGTTTATCACCTTCACCTAATACAACAGTATGTAATGATTGATAGCCATTCGGTTTTGGATTTGAAATATAATCATCAAAATGCTCTGCTAAATGTTGGTAGTTGGTATGTACAATTCCCAATGCGGTATAGCAATCTTCTAAAGTAGAAACAATAATTCGCACTGCTCTGACATCAAAAAGTTGTTCAAAAGAGAGATGCTTACGTTGCATTTTTTTCCAAATACTGTAAATATGTTTTGGACGTCCATAAATTTGGAAGTTTTCAAGCTCTTCCTCAAACAGGCTTTGGAGATCTGAAATAAAATCAGCAATATATTTTTCACGATCTAAACGTCTTTCGTTAAGATCCATTTTAGCCACTTGCTTATATTGGCTAGGATGTAATGATCTAAAACAATAGTCCTCTAATTCCCATTTTAACTGTCCAATCCCTAAACGATTGGCAAGAGGAGCATAAATTTGTGAACACTCTTTTGCGGCTAAAACAATGTCTTCTTCCGTTTGGGCTGTATCTCGTAAATAAGTAATACGCTCAGCCAGTTTAATAACCATACATCGAAAGTCTTTTACCATGGCTAATAACATACGACGGATATTATCAATTTGAATATCTGAGGAGTTACCTGCATTTAATTGGCGCAGATTATCCATTTCTAATACACCTTGAATAAGGTTCGTAATACCATCATTAAAATCATCTTTAACTTGGATTAAATCAATAATGCGATATTTAACTAAAGGAAATAAAAAGGCTGCAACAAGGCTTTCATCATCCATATTCAAGCTATGCAAGATTTCCACCATTTCAATGCCGAACCACATCAATGGATAATGTTCCACATCTAATTTTTCTTGAGAATAATTCCAAGCAATCTGAATTTCTTCAAAAGTCACTGGAGACATTTGCAAAGAAGCACCCCAGTTGGCTAATTCAAAATTACTTAAATCAAGTAAATGGGAGCGGCGAATCGCAACCATAAATCCTCCTGAAACTATATGACAAAATAAACAGTCAGTGTTCCTTAACTTTCATTTTACAGGAACATACTACTACCAAATATAATGTGATTACTCACTTCCCCAACGTGTAAATAATTCATCCCCAAGATAAATATCAAATTGATCAAGCAAACGATTAACACCTTGATCAACAATATCAGCAACCGTTTTAGGCTGATGATAAAATGCTGGCATTAATGGCACAATTTGCCCACCCATCTCTGTGACTTGAGTCATCAAACGTAAATGCCCTAAGTGTAATGGCGTCTCTCGTACACAAAGTACTAACGGTTTACGCTCTTTTAAAATAACGTCAGCAGCACGAGTAATCAAATCATCTGTATAGCTATTTGCCACCCCTGACAGGGTTTTCATCGAACAAGGTAAAATAATCATTCCTCTCGTTCGAAATGAACCTGATGAAATGGCAGCACCAATATCTCTAATATCATACACTTTATCTGCCAAAGCTTTAATTTCTGTTAGAGAATAATTGGTTTCTGCCGCAATAGTCTGCTTTGCTGCATTACTAATAATAAGATGTGTTTCAACTTCTGTTGATTTTAATACTTCTAACATACGAATAGCATAAATTGCACCACTCGCACCTGTTATAGCAATAACTAAACGCTCAGATAAGCGGTTAGATGTTATTAAGTTTTTACTATTTTTCATTCAATTTTATTTCAACAAACTTGAATTAGCTTGTAGCTGTTCAAAAAACCATTTTACAATAAAGCCAAAATGAGGAATCAATTGAGATTCTTTCCACCATTGTGTTTGATTCGCTTGAGTAAAACTATCTAAGAAGAAGAGCAAGGCCGCAATAATCAACACGCCTCGTAATCCGCCAAAAACAATACCTAAGACTCGATCTGTACCACTTAAGCCTGTTTTTTCTACTAACTTACCCAACAATGCGTTAACCACACTCATCACAATTAATGTTCCAATTAGTAAGGCTGTTGCGGCAATACCATTACGTAAATACTCAGATTGTTGTAGATAAATAGAATCTACTTGCATCAAATAAACACTTAAATAAGGATAAAAATAACTTGCTACAAAAAAAGCGAGTACCCAACCAGCAAGAGACATTACTTCTCTTATAAACCCTCGCCATAAACTAACAAGTGCCGAAAAAACAATAATTCCGATAATAATATAATCAATCATAGCTACCCTCATACTTTGAAAAATTTAAAATGTTAAGCTATATCCATTTTAAATTATTGATAGCGGTACGATGTTTATCAGAATTTGCAAAAATTTAACAAGATCTTACCGCTTATGTTTAGTTATCCAGCAACATATCCAATATCCTCTAAGGTTGGATTATTTGCTCCTTCTCTAGCTAGCTCATCACAAATTTCATTTTCACGATGACCCGAATGTCCTTTTACCCACTGCCAATCAATTTGATGAAATTTTATCTGCTGTTCCAAAGCTATCCATAAATCTTTATTCTTAACTGGTTGCTTCGCACTGGTTTTCCAATCATTTTTTTTCCAATTAAAAATCCATTTTTGAATCCCATTTTTCATATACTGACTGTCACTAAATAAAATGACTTGGCACGGTTCTTTTAATAAACTTAAAGCTTCAATGACTGCTCGCAATTCCATTCGATTATTGGTTGTTTGAAAATAACCTTTAGTCACTTTTTTTTCGTGTTGATTATAGCGTAACAAAACACCTATACCACCACTACCAGGATTACCTAAACAAGAACCATCAGTAAAAATCTCCACTCTTTTCATTTATTTTACCTTGTCACAGCTCTCTGTGCTATGCTTGATTTTTGCACTTTTCTTTTTACGTCTCTTATAAATTTTCCACGCCACAAATAAAATAACCGCCACTAAAATCACATAAACAACCGCCTGTCCTTTATGCATTTGAGCCTCAACCCAATCTAAATTTGAAGCACCAAAATTCCCTAAATAAACCCAAATAGGCACAGAAATAATAGCAGCACAAAAATCAACAAAAACAAACTGAAGATAATTTACTCGATTCGTGATCCCTGAAACAAGGTAAACAACGGCTCGTAATCCAGGTAAAAAGCGAGCGGTAAATAAAAGACGATTACCATATTTATCAAACATTTTCCTCACCGCAGACAAACGTCCACGACGAATTAATGGCTTAATAAATCGAAAACGTAAGATTTTCTTACCATAAATACGCCCTAGCCAGTACATTGTGCTATCACCTACTAGCACTCCAACCATACTCACGACTAACATCCAATGCACATTAGTGTAGCCCAAGCCAGAAATCACGCCTCCTGAAACCAAAGTGACATCTTCTGGAATAGGTAAACCAAATCCACAAGCCAGCAATACGAAAAATACCGCCCAATAACCATAACCACTAAAAAAATCAATTAAAAATTCCATTAAAAATCCTACCTAATTTTTATTTAAATTCTGTACTGAATCACGAACTACCAGTTCAGGTATAAATTCTAACATCTGTCGCTCGTGACTTGTTTCTTTTGAAGAAATTCGTTCTAACAATAACTCCAATACCCTATCTGAAAGTCGTGATTTCGATTGATGCATCGTTGTTAAAGGAGGTGCGTAAAAACGAGAATTGTGAATATTATCATAACCAATAATTGAAATATCCTGCGGAACAGATAATCCTCTAAGATTAATCGCTGAAATTGCCCCTAATGCCATTACATCGCTAAAACAAAACACTGCAGTTGGTAATTCTTCTAAATCAAGAATATTATTCATACATTCAAAACCACCTTCTGGTTCAAAATCCCCTTCTTGAATCCATCGTGGCTCAATTAATAAATTTGCTTCATCCATTGCCTTATTAAAACCTTGAAAACGATTTTTAGACACTGTTTTAAATAAATTTCCTGTTATTACCGCAATTTTTTTATGCCCATTCTGAATCAAATGCTGAGTCGCTAAATAACCACCTAAAAAACTGTTGTCTGCAATAAGATCACTACTATGATCCCTTACTCCCCAGTCCATTACTACCATAGGAATATTCGCTTTATTTAACAACGCAAGAGAATTTTCAGTATATTCACTACACATAACCAAAATACCATCAACACGTTTGGTCATCAACATATCCAAATGGTTTTGAATTTTTTCAGGATCATTTTGCGTATTACATAAAAAAAGTGAATAACCCATTTCGTAGCAATGACGTTCCATTGCTAAAATAATCTCTGCAAAAAAAGGCGATTCACTCGTTGTCACTATCATTCCGATAGATTTCGTCGTATTCACTTTTAGACTACGAGCAACCGCACTGGGAGAATAATTCAATTCAGAAATGGCATCCCAAACTAATTTAGTCGTTTTTTCAGCTACAAAGCGTGTGTTATTAATAACGTGAGAAACCGTTGTAGTTGATACTCCAGCTAATTTAGCTACATCTTTGATTGTCGCCATTCTCTTCTCCTACTAGATAAAACACTTAAAATTATGTCTATTATAACTGAGTTTTAAAAAATTTCTTAAATAAAATAATTCCTTTGATTGCAATTTCAAAAAATAGTTTTAAAATACATTTATTATTTTACTTTTTCGAGGAATTAATTATGGGAACTTTTGGTTATTCAATGCTTACAGTATGTGCATCTTTAGGTATGATCGTACTTTTTGCATATAATATTTTTTAGAATATAAAATTAGTGGTAAATCTTAAATAGAAACAACTGTTGATCCTGATATGAGAGAATTTGCAACAAACTAATAAAAAACACAAAAAATGAAGACAATGAAAACATTTTATTTGGCGGTGCTTTCCTTAATTATTTTGGGACTAACATTGCCTTCTGTTAGTGTTGCAAAAGAAAAAGCTGTGTGGATTGATGTGCGTACACAACAGGAGTGGGACAACGGACATCTCAAAAATGCTGTGTTAATTCCCTACAACGAAATCGCAGCAAAAATTCAGACAGTGGTTAAAGATCGGAAACAACTGATAAATTTGTATTGCCACTCTGGCAGACGGGCGGAAGTCGCTCGAAAAAAATTGGTACAAATGGGCTATACCAATGCTCGCAATCGTGGTAGATATGATCAACTTCGCCAAATAATGCCATAATATTATACTTACATCCTTTTTAGCGTATTTTTAATCTAATAAAAATTTATAAAAATGTCTAAACTTACTTTTGCCTCCATTTCATTTAATACTGATAACACACCTTTTTCAACACAATTTGATGATATTTATTTTTCCACCCAAGACGGACTTGCAGAAAGCATTTATGTCTTTCAAGAAGGTAATAAGCTATGGGAAAAATGGCTAAATCATTCACAATCAGCTTTTGTTATCGCAGAAACAGGATTTGGAACAGGATTAAACTTTTTTGCAGTAGCAGAAAGATTTCAGCAATTCAGACAACAAAACCCACAACATCAACTACAGCGTTTATACTTTATCTCCTTTGAAAAACATCCTTTAACTTCGCAACAATTAACGCAAGTTCATAGCAATTACCCACAATTTGCAAATTTTTCACAACATCTGACCGCTTGTTGGAATGTGTGGCAAACAGGTTGTCAGCGTTATCACTTTGACAATGTTTATCTTGATCTTTGGTTTGGCGATATTTTAGACAACCTGCCACAACTTGGTGATTTATATAATGAAAAAATTGATGTATGGTTTTTAGACGGTTTTGCTCCTGATAAAAACCCTCAAATGTGGTGTGAAGCTCTGTATCAACAAATGTTTCGTTTAACCAAAAACGGAGGTACTTTTGCGACTTTTACTGCTGCAAGTATTGTACGTAAAGGGTTACAAGCAGTTGGATTTGATGTGAAAAAACGCAAAGGTTTTGGTAAAAAGCGTGAAATGTTATGGGGTGAAAAACCACAACAAAGTGAAAAATTAGCCATTAAAGTGCCTTATTATTATCAACAGCCACAAGAAAAAACAGAAGATATTGCGATTGTCGGTGGGGGAATTGCGAGTCTCTTTTTAAGTTTATCCTTATTAGAAAAAGGCAAAAAAGTCACATTATACTGTAAAGATAATGCCCTAGCTCAAAATGCTTCGGGTAATCTTCAGGGAGCGATTTATCCTCAACTTAGTGATGACGATGAACGGAATATTCGTTTTTATGTGCATAGTTTTGACTATGCGTTGCAACGTATTCAACAGTTAGAGCCACAAATTGATTTTGAACATAGTCTAAGTGGTGTAGCGATTTATGGCTACAATCAGAAAAATCAGGATAAATTGCAAAAACTGGCAGATCTTAATTATGATCATTCACTCTTTCATCTATGTAATGCAAAACAATTAAGTGAAAAAATTGGCTTACCAGTAACAAAAGGCGGGGGCTTTATTCCACGTGCGGGCTGGCTATCCCCGATTCAATTTGTACAAAACAGTTTTGCTTATTTAGAGAAAAAAGGCTTGAAAATCGTGCTAAATCACGAAGTCACCAATCCTGTTTTTCAAGATAATCTATGGCAATGGCAACATAATGGTGAAACCTTTGCTCATCAAACTTTAGTATTAGCTAACGGACACACATTAAAAGATTTTGAACAAACACAAGGTATTCCACTTTATGCAGTGCGTGGACAAGTCAGTCAATTTC
This DNA window, taken from Pasteurella skyensis, encodes the following:
- a CDS encoding L-threonylcarbamoyladenylate synthase, translating into MSQFFYIHPDNPQQRLINQAVEIIKQGGVVVYPTDSGYALGCGIGEKRAIDKIVEIRKLPLNHNFTLVCNDLSELSNYALVTNVSYRLIKNNVPNPYTFILPATKEVPRRLWTKRKTIGIRVPKNNIALALLQTLGEPILSCSLMLPDENVTQSDPDEIRNYLERRVELIIHGGYLGQTPTTVIDLTEDTPVIIREGTGDLTPFLA
- the rluB gene encoding 23S rRNA pseudouridine(2605) synthase RluB, whose product is MKDLQKKTTKRPLRTTAKPAVKRTDTQVEQKSEDKKVKVEGEKLQKILARAGRGSRRELEKVIEQGRVSVDGKIAKLGDRVQLNSGTKIRIDGHLVYLKTTQKEVCRVLMYYKPEGELCTRSDPEGRATVFDRLPRLTGARWIAVGRLDVNTSGLLLFTTDGELANRLMHPSQEVEREYSVRVFGNVDEAMLQRLRKGVQLEDGMANFKQIKAMGGAGINQWFDVTLTEGRNREVRRLWESQEVQVSRLIRIRYGNIKLAKGLPRGGWEEMDLQQVNYLRELVGLAPETETKIDVTKNRRRTNIRQIRKSVKQHQKYRK
- the mnmC gene encoding bifunctional tRNA (5-methylaminomethyl-2-thiouridine)(34)-methyltransferase MnmD/FAD-dependent 5-carboxymethylaminomethyl-2-thiouridine(34) oxidoreductase MnmC, which gives rise to MSKLTFASISFNTDNTPFSTQFDDIYFSTQDGLAESIYVFQEGNKLWEKWLNHSQSAFVIAETGFGTGLNFFAVAERFQQFRQQNPQHQLQRLYFISFEKHPLTSQQLTQVHSNYPQFANFSQHLTACWNVWQTGCQRYHFDNVYLDLWFGDILDNLPQLGDLYNEKIDVWFLDGFAPDKNPQMWCEALYQQMFRLTKNGGTFATFTAASIVRKGLQAVGFDVKKRKGFGKKREMLWGEKPQQSEKLAIKVPYYYQQPQEKTEDIAIVGGGIASLFLSLSLLEKGKKVTLYCKDNALAQNASGNLQGAIYPQLSDDDERNIRFYVHSFDYALQRIQQLEPQIDFEHSLSGVAIYGYNQKNQDKLQKLADLNYDHSLFHLCNAKQLSEKIGLPVTKGGGFIPRAGWLSPIQFVQNSFAYLEKKGLKIVLNHEVTNPVFQDNLWQWQHNGETFAHQTLVLANGHTLKDFEQTQGIPLYAVRGQVSQFPTTPELQKLKTVLCYDGYLTPVSAQGTHCIGASHVRDNTDTHFSLEEHQQNIAKLQKNVTACDWNKEIDHSQNLARIGVRATLRDRIPMVGSVGNLDKQREQYNNLFNLRRRRKPIGTAIVYPQLYTIVGLGSRGLTTAPLLGELLASQICNEPIPLSEDLWHVLNPNRVWLRKQLKGTPV
- the rnhA gene encoding ribonuclease HI — encoded protein: MKRVEIFTDGSCLGNPGSGGIGVLLRYNQHEKKVTKGYFQTTNNRMELRAVIEALSLLKEPCQVILFSDSQYMKNGIQKWIFNWKKNDWKTSAKQPVKNKDLWIALEQQIKFHQIDWQWVKGHSGHRENEICDELAREGANNPTLEDIGYVAG
- the rnm gene encoding RNase RNM; protein product: MVYDLHSHSTASDGLLTPTELVNRAVEKGIDVLALTDHDTIAGLVEARQATQTLPIQLISGVEISVVWQNKNIHLSALNFDENNQKLVNLLQNQTALREQRAIQIAEKLAKVGILNAYEGAKALAEGEITRAHYARFLVEIEAVKSMEKAFKKYLGQGKSAYVKPMWCSMEDAIDTVHQAGGVINIAHPLRYKLTARWIKRLITAFKEAGGDGIEVAGCGQSKDQRQLLARWAEEFELYASVGSDFHFPTQWLDLGKDLSLPTNCKPIWELWERAS
- a CDS encoding CvpA family protein; the protein is MIDYIIIGIIVFSALVSLWRGFIREVMSLAGWVLAFFVASYFYPYLSVYLMQVDSIYLQQSEYLRNGIAATALLIGTLIVMSVVNALLGKLVEKTGLSGTDRVLGIVFGGLRGVLIIAALLFFLDSFTQANQTQWWKESQLIPHFGFIVKWFFEQLQANSSLLK
- a CDS encoding UbiX family flavin prenyltransferase → MKNSKNLITSNRLSERLVIAITGASGAIYAIRMLEVLKSTEVETHLIISNAAKQTIAAETNYSLTEIKALADKVYDIRDIGAAISSGSFRTRGMIILPCSMKTLSGVANSYTDDLITRAADVILKERKPLVLCVRETPLHLGHLRLMTQVTEMGGQIVPLMPAFYHQPKTVADIVDQGVNRLLDQFDIYLGDELFTRWGSE
- a CDS encoding rhodanese-like domain-containing protein, with product MKTMKTFYLAVLSLIILGLTLPSVSVAKEKAVWIDVRTQQEWDNGHLKNAVLIPYNEIAAKIQTVVKDRKQLINLYCHSGRRAEVARKKLVQMGYTNARNRGRYDQLRQIMP
- a CDS encoding single-stranded DNA-binding protein — encoded protein: MAGVNKVIIVGNLGNDPDMRTMPNGEAVANLSVATSESWTDRNTGERREVTEWHRIVFFRRQAEVAGEYLRKGSKVYVEGKLKTRKWQDQTGQDRYTTEIVGDVLQMLDSRGGQAGGFAPQAQQGGYSAPQQQNSFSSAPKPSTPSQAAPQQSAPPMDNFDDDIPF
- the purR gene encoding HTH-type transcriptional repressor PurR, with translation MATIKDVAKLAGVSTTTVSHVINNTRFVAEKTTKLVWDAISELNYSPSAVARSLKVNTTKSIGMIVTTSESPFFAEIILAMERHCYEMGYSLFLCNTQNDPEKIQNHLDMLMTKRVDGILVMCSEYTENSLALLNKANIPMVVMDWGVRDHSSDLIADNSFLGGYLATQHLIQNGHKKIAVITGNLFKTVSKNRFQGFNKAMDEANLLIEPRWIQEGDFEPEGGFECMNNILDLEELPTAVFCFSDVMALGAISAINLRGLSVPQDISIIGYDNIHNSRFYAPPLTTMHQSKSRLSDRVLELLLERISSKETSHERQMLEFIPELVVRDSVQNLNKN
- a CDS encoding DedA family protein — protein: MEFLIDFFSGYGYWAVFFVLLACGFGLPIPEDVTLVSGGVISGLGYTNVHWMLVVSMVGVLVGDSTMYWLGRIYGKKILRFRFIKPLIRRGRLSAVRKMFDKYGNRLLFTARFLPGLRAVVYLVSGITNRVNYLQFVFVDFCAAIISVPIWVYLGNFGASNLDWVEAQMHKGQAVVYVILVAVILFVAWKIYKRRKKKSAKIKHSTESCDKVK
- the relA gene encoding GTP diphosphokinase, whose translation is MVAIRRSHLLDLSNFELANWGASLQMSPVTFEEIQIAWNYSQEKLDVEHYPLMWFGIEMVEILHSLNMDDESLVAAFLFPLVKYRIIDLIQVKDDFNDGITNLIQGVLEMDNLRQLNAGNSSDIQIDNIRRMLLAMVKDFRCMVIKLAERITYLRDTAQTEEDIVLAAKECSQIYAPLANRLGIGQLKWELEDYCFRSLHPSQYKQVAKMDLNERRLDREKYIADFISDLQSLFEEELENFQIYGRPKHIYSIWKKMQRKHLSFEQLFDVRAVRIIVSTLEDCYTALGIVHTNYQHLAEHFDDYISNPKPNGYQSLHTVVLGEGDKPIEVQIRTQQMHDDAELGVAAHWKYKEGTAAGRAGYEDKIVWLRKLLDWQNDIADSNDTISELRSQVFDDRVYVFTPRGEVIDLPKNATPLDFAYAIHSEVGHRCIGAKVAGRIVPFTYILKMGDQVEIITQKTPNPSRDWLNPNSGFIHTARARAKIVAFFKKQDRDKNIPIGKDLLEAEMAKFNFTQKQIEQYALPRYNLKQIEDLYAAIGSGDIRLTQLSHYLQTKLIKPTAEQENEAILKNVANKASNIAKAKSSDIIIDGVGNLMHTVARCCQPIPGDLIVGYITQGRGISIHKSDCEQLFELKSVNPERVVEAQWGTNDARGFGLTIRILANDRNGLLRDVSGVMANEKVKVLSVSSRTDVKTNLVTINIEIELTNVELLTKLLARLKQLDEIIEAKRLAG